A genome region from Manihot esculenta cultivar AM560-2 chromosome 5, M.esculenta_v8, whole genome shotgun sequence includes the following:
- the LOC110615555 gene encoding auxin-responsive protein IAA9 isoform X1, translated as MSPPLVGVVEEEGQSNVTVLASSTSAESVCQNSSELKERNYMGLSDCSSVDSSVVPSASDERKNRLNLKATELRLGLPGSQSPERNSELCLLSSTQLDEKPFFPLHPSNDGHCSSAQKNVVLGNKRGFSDAMDGFSEGKFLSNSEVNVILSPRPSSNLGLKPGSALENFGPQAGKVKDIVAPKVPQERPHGTHDNRPNHSASTNNNSSAPATKAQVVGWPPIRSFRKNSLATTSKNTEEVDGKAGSGALFVKVSMEGAPYLRKVDLRNYSAYQELSSALEKMFSCFTIGQYGSHGALEREMLSESKLKDLLHGSEYVLTYEDKDGDWMLVGDVPWEMFIDTCKRLRIMKSSDAIGLAPRAVEKCKNRN; from the exons ATGTCACCACCACTAGTTGGTGTTGTGGAGGAGGAGGGTCAGAGCAATGTCACTGTACTGGCTTCTTCCACCTCTGCAGAAAGCGTATGCCAGAACAGCTCTGAATTAAAAGAGCGAAACTATATGGGATTGTCAGATTGTTCCTCCGTAGACAGTTCAGTAGTTCCTTCTGCATCTGATGAGAGAAAGAATCGTTTGAATTTGAAGGCTACAGAACTGCGACTTGGGCTTCCGGGGTCTCAATCTCCTGAAAGGAATTCAGAGCTCTGCCTGTTGAGCTCTACGCAACTTGATGAGAAGCCCTTCTTCCCCTTGCATCCCTCTAATGATGGTCACTGCTCTTCAGCACAGAAAAATGTGGTTTTGGGTAACAAAAGAGGGTTCTCTGATGCTATGGATGGGTTCTCAGAG GGTAAGTTTCTTTCAAATTCAGAGGTTAATGTGATACTTTCGCCTAGGCCTTCTTCAAACTTGGGATTGAAACCTGGTTCTGCACTTGAAAACTTTGGGCCTCAAGCAGGTAAAGTGAAAGACATAGTTGCACCAAAGGTGCCACAGGAGAGGCCTCATGGAACACATGATAACAGACCAAATCACAGTGCTTCTACAAACAACAACAGTAGTGCACCTGCAACCAA GGCACAGGTTGTGGGTTGGCCACCTATTAGATCATTTAGGAAGAATTCTCTTGCTACCACATCAAAGAACACTGAGGAAGTGGATGGAAAAGCAGGGTCCGGTGCTTTGTTTGTTAAGGTTAGCATGGAAGGTGCCCCTTATTTGAGAAAAGTAGACTTGAGAAACTACTCTGCATATCAGGAACTATCTTCTGCCCTTGAAAAGATGTTCAGCTGCTTTACTATAG GTCAATATGGATCTCATGGAGCTCTGGAAAGAGAGATGCTGAGTGAGAGCAAGCTGAAGGATCTGCTTCATGGTTCAGAATATGTTCTTACCTATGAGGATAAAGATGGTGACTGGATGCTTGTTGGTGATGTTCCATGGGA GATGTTTATTGATACATGCAAGAGGCTAAGGATCATGAAGAGCTCTGATGCCATTGGCCTAG CTCCAAGGGCTGTAGAGAAATGCAAGAACCGGAACTAG
- the LOC110615555 gene encoding auxin-responsive protein IAA9 isoform X3, with protein sequence MSPPLVGVVEEEGQSNVTVLASSTSAESVCQNSSELKERNYMGLSDCSSVDSSVVPSASDERKNRLNLKATELRLGLPGSQSPERNSELCLLSSTQLDEKPFFPLHPSNDGHCSSAQKNVVLGNKRGFSDAMDGFSEGKFLSNSEVNVILSPRPSSNLGLKPGSALENFGPQAGKVKDIVAPKVPQERPHGTHDNRPNHSASTNNNSSAPATKAQVVGWPPIRSFRKNSLATTSKNTEEVDGKAGSGALFVKVSMEGAPYLRKVDLRNYSAYQELSSALEKMFSCFTIVSMDQVTAIPL encoded by the exons ATGTCACCACCACTAGTTGGTGTTGTGGAGGAGGAGGGTCAGAGCAATGTCACTGTACTGGCTTCTTCCACCTCTGCAGAAAGCGTATGCCAGAACAGCTCTGAATTAAAAGAGCGAAACTATATGGGATTGTCAGATTGTTCCTCCGTAGACAGTTCAGTAGTTCCTTCTGCATCTGATGAGAGAAAGAATCGTTTGAATTTGAAGGCTACAGAACTGCGACTTGGGCTTCCGGGGTCTCAATCTCCTGAAAGGAATTCAGAGCTCTGCCTGTTGAGCTCTACGCAACTTGATGAGAAGCCCTTCTTCCCCTTGCATCCCTCTAATGATGGTCACTGCTCTTCAGCACAGAAAAATGTGGTTTTGGGTAACAAAAGAGGGTTCTCTGATGCTATGGATGGGTTCTCAGAG GGTAAGTTTCTTTCAAATTCAGAGGTTAATGTGATACTTTCGCCTAGGCCTTCTTCAAACTTGGGATTGAAACCTGGTTCTGCACTTGAAAACTTTGGGCCTCAAGCAGGTAAAGTGAAAGACATAGTTGCACCAAAGGTGCCACAGGAGAGGCCTCATGGAACACATGATAACAGACCAAATCACAGTGCTTCTACAAACAACAACAGTAGTGCACCTGCAACCAA GGCACAGGTTGTGGGTTGGCCACCTATTAGATCATTTAGGAAGAATTCTCTTGCTACCACATCAAAGAACACTGAGGAAGTGGATGGAAAAGCAGGGTCCGGTGCTTTGTTTGTTAAGGTTAGCATGGAAGGTGCCCCTTATTTGAGAAAAGTAGACTTGAGAAACTACTCTGCATATCAGGAACTATCTTCTGCCCTTGAAAAGATGTTCAGCTGCTTTACTATAG TTTCCATGGATCAAGTTACTGCTATTCCATTATGA
- the LOC110615555 gene encoding auxin-responsive protein IAA9 isoform X2: MSPPLVGVVEEEGQSNVTVLASSTSAESVCQNSSELKERNYMGLSDCSSVDSSVVPSASDERKNRLNLKATELRLGLPGSQSPERNSELCLLSSTQLDEKPFFPLHPSNDGHCSSAQKNVVLGNKRGFSDAMDGFSEGKVKDIVAPKVPQERPHGTHDNRPNHSASTNNNSSAPATKAQVVGWPPIRSFRKNSLATTSKNTEEVDGKAGSGALFVKVSMEGAPYLRKVDLRNYSAYQELSSALEKMFSCFTIGQYGSHGALEREMLSESKLKDLLHGSEYVLTYEDKDGDWMLVGDVPWEMFIDTCKRLRIMKSSDAIGLAPRAVEKCKNRN; the protein is encoded by the exons ATGTCACCACCACTAGTTGGTGTTGTGGAGGAGGAGGGTCAGAGCAATGTCACTGTACTGGCTTCTTCCACCTCTGCAGAAAGCGTATGCCAGAACAGCTCTGAATTAAAAGAGCGAAACTATATGGGATTGTCAGATTGTTCCTCCGTAGACAGTTCAGTAGTTCCTTCTGCATCTGATGAGAGAAAGAATCGTTTGAATTTGAAGGCTACAGAACTGCGACTTGGGCTTCCGGGGTCTCAATCTCCTGAAAGGAATTCAGAGCTCTGCCTGTTGAGCTCTACGCAACTTGATGAGAAGCCCTTCTTCCCCTTGCATCCCTCTAATGATGGTCACTGCTCTTCAGCACAGAAAAATGTGGTTTTGGGTAACAAAAGAGGGTTCTCTGATGCTATGGATGGGTTCTCAGAG GGTAAAGTGAAAGACATAGTTGCACCAAAGGTGCCACAGGAGAGGCCTCATGGAACACATGATAACAGACCAAATCACAGTGCTTCTACAAACAACAACAGTAGTGCACCTGCAACCAA GGCACAGGTTGTGGGTTGGCCACCTATTAGATCATTTAGGAAGAATTCTCTTGCTACCACATCAAAGAACACTGAGGAAGTGGATGGAAAAGCAGGGTCCGGTGCTTTGTTTGTTAAGGTTAGCATGGAAGGTGCCCCTTATTTGAGAAAAGTAGACTTGAGAAACTACTCTGCATATCAGGAACTATCTTCTGCCCTTGAAAAGATGTTCAGCTGCTTTACTATAG GTCAATATGGATCTCATGGAGCTCTGGAAAGAGAGATGCTGAGTGAGAGCAAGCTGAAGGATCTGCTTCATGGTTCAGAATATGTTCTTACCTATGAGGATAAAGATGGTGACTGGATGCTTGTTGGTGATGTTCCATGGGA GATGTTTATTGATACATGCAAGAGGCTAAGGATCATGAAGAGCTCTGATGCCATTGGCCTAG CTCCAAGGGCTGTAGAGAAATGCAAGAACCGGAACTAG